The Gracilibacillus caseinilyticus genome segment TTCGTTTACTCATCCAAAAACGCAAAGATTCCTAAGGCATCCTGTATGAAGGCTGCGTCCATGATATTGGACAGCAGCCTTTTCATTGTCAGCAAAAAAATCTGTAAGAACGCAACGAAAGCATTGAATAGTTAAAAAAGTAATAAGTTTCTTAAAATACAGATTATGTCTAGCTTAGTGCTCATTTTGAAATGTTGTTAGTGCAAGGATATCGCTCCAGCCAACCACTTCGCGTCCTGTGGGACCGCGAACCTCTTTTTGCTTAATGATTGATCACTTGTTTACTTGTCTGTTCTGTTAAGTAGAAGAGTCCTGCATTAATTACTTCTAAATTAATTCTAGGTTCTAAACGATCAGTAAGTCTCTCTCTTTCCTTCTCTAGTAATTCTACATTGTCCTTCTGCTGATAGAAGTACTCCAATAAGTCAAGTTCTTCCTGTAACGTTTCTTTCGCTTCTTCAACCCAACTGAAATCCTCGATGAATAAATGATTCTCTACATACTGATAAGCACGTCTGAAGCCGCTGACTGGTTTAATAATAGGGGAGATCGTATAACTATAATCAGTCATTTGCCGGCTGAAAGAAAGTTGGTCAAAACGTTCCATCATGTTTGTCTGAATGACGCCGTTTATTAAATGAACACCAACTGAATATATGGCATCTCGTTTTTGTTTTCCGCAGTAATGAATCATCACATTAACGATCAGCCATGGCATCAGTGATGTCTTAGTCTGACCATTCGTTTCTTCATACAATATAGTAAATTTCGCATTTTGCTGGATGTGCTGAAAAATCTGATGGAGACGTGGACTGCCATAGTGAATCCATTCCTTTTGGTTATCCTTCTTTTCTAGACTTGTATCCAGATGAATGGACATAGGGTCTCCTTCACGGCCTAATTTATCCATATAATGCCAGTAAAAAGGCCGGTTCATCAATACTTGATCTAACTCCCGTGTTAATTTCACTTCCATCTCTGTAGTATTTTCTTGTATTACTTGACAATCATGTAATTCGAAGTATTCTGTTAAAAATGAATGTAGGTTGGAAATCATATTTGATTCTCCTTCAACTGATCGTCTTGCTGATAAGATTGGATTACAGATGTTAAATTATTTAATTTAATTCTTGATTCACCGATAGAATGAGATTGTTCAAATATTTGCTCTACTTCTTTTTCTAAATTATTCACATTTAAATCTGTTAAAATTTGTTCCAGGTGTCCTATTACGTTTTCAAATAGATGTATTTTATCATATAACAACTTCATGACATGCTCTTCAACAGTGTTCTCTAATGCGAAATTGTAAATCTTCACATCATTTTGCTGACCGAAGCGGTGTATTCGACCGATACGTTGTT includes the following:
- a CDS encoding YqhG family protein, which translates into the protein MISNLHSFLTEYFELHDCQVIQENTTEMEVKLTRELDQVLMNRPFYWHYMDKLGREGDPMSIHLDTSLEKKDNQKEWIHYGSPRLHQIFQHIQQNAKFTILYEETNGQTKTSLMPWLIVNVMIHYCGKQKRDAIYSVGVHLINGVIQTNMMERFDQLSFSRQMTDYSYTISPIIKPVSGFRRAYQYVENHLFIEDFSWVEEAKETLQEELDLLEYFYQQKDNVELLEKERERLTDRLEPRINLEVINAGLFYLTEQTSKQVINH